Part of the Rhodohalobacter sp. 614A genome is shown below.
CCAGATAGTTTTCCGTTTCATTTTCATCAAAAAGAACTTCTACCGTTTGACCGAGTTGAACATTTCCGAGCTGTGCACCTGAGATGTATACACGAAGAATCATCTCATCGAGATTTGCAATTCTGTATAAGGGCCGCCCCATTAAAACGAGTTCATGTTCTTCAGCAAAAGTACTCAGAACAGTTCCATTTACAGGGTTTAAAATCGCAGCCTGTTTAATTTGATGGTTGATTTGCGCAATTCTCGCTTCCGTTCGGGTTCTTTCTTTGGTTACGGACTGCTTGTCCACTTCTATCGCTTCAATCTGTCGTTGCAGCGTGCTGACACGACCTTCAGCGGACTCTAATTGCTGTTGTGTAGCTGCCTGATCTTGTCTCAGCGCCTGAATGCGATCCAACTCTTTTTGAGCGGTTTCAAGCTGAGATTGCAAAACTCGTTTCTGGGCATCCAGCTTGTCTGTGTTACTCCGGATTGATTCTACCGCAGCCTCCAATTCAACTTTTTGGAGATGAAGGCTTGTGGTATCAACAACACCAACCTGTTCACCTTGCAGCAGTTCATCTCCCTCTTCCACATCAAACTGAACCAACCTGCCGTTTGTCTCTGCCGAAATTACAATTTCCTCCGCTTCAAACTGTCCAAATGCATCAGATTCATCCCCATTTGAGCAGGAAACCACTAAAAGTAATCCTGATGCAATGAGTATCCACTGTTTTAATTCCATGTCCAACCCTGTTCTGTTTCGTAGTTAATGATTGCCTGAACTCTCATAATTTTTCGGAGTTCCAGTTGAAGTTCTGCCCTGTACTGATCGTTAAGCGCAGAGATATAATCGGTTACGGTATTCGACCCTTCATCTACAAGACTCCGCTTTTCTTCGGCCACCTGTCGTAGTAATTCAAGGATTTCCTGATCTTTTTGTATCTGTTCTTCAATTGATTGAATTTCTTTTTTTAGCCGGTTCAGCGCAGCATTCTGTTGGCGGTTGAACA
Proteins encoded:
- a CDS encoding HlyD family secretion protein, with translation MELKQWILIASGLLLVVSCSNGDESDAFGQFEAEEIVISAETNGRLVQFDVEEGDELLQGEQVGVVDTTSLHLQKVELEAAVESIRSNTDKLDAQKRVLQSQLETAQKELDRIQALRQDQAATQQQLESAEGRVSTLQRQIEAIEVDKQSVTKERTRTEARIAQINHQIKQAAILNPVNGTVLSTFAEEHELVLMGRPLYRIANLDEMILRVYISGAQLGNVQLGQTVEVLFDENETENYLVSGQVSWIASEAEFTPRMIQTKEERVTQVYAVKVHVDNPEGRIKIGMPGEIRFEENENQE